A genomic window from Cricetulus griseus strain 17A/GY chromosome 4, alternate assembly CriGri-PICRH-1.0, whole genome shotgun sequence includes:
- the Tnk2 gene encoding activated CDC42 kinase 1 isoform X5, translating to MPAARRFPGLELSFPLLARLRRRLYTRLGGSSMQPEEGTGWLLELLSEVQLQQYFLRLRDDLNVTRLSHFEYVKNEDLEKIGMGRPGQRRLWEAVKRRKAMCKRKSWMSKVFSGKRLEAEFPSHHSQSTFRKPSPTPGGPAGEGTLQSLTCLIGEKDLRLLEKLGDGSFGVVRRGEWDAPAGKTVSVAVKCLKPDVLSQPEAMDDFIREVNAMHSLDHRNLIRLYGVVLTPPMKMVTELAPLGSLLDRLRKHQGHFLLGTLSRYAVQVAEGMGYLESKRFIHRDLAARNLLLATRDLVKIGDFGLMRALPQNDDHYVMQEHRKVPFAWCAPESLKTRTFSHASDTWMFGVTLWEMFTYGQEPWIGLNGSQILHKIDKEGERLPRPEDCPQDIYNVMVQCWAHKPEDRPTFVALRDFLLEAQPTDMRALQDFEEPDKLHIQMNDVITVIEGRAENYWWRGQNTRTLCVGPFPRNVVTSVAGLSAQDISQPLQNSFIHTGHGDSDPRHCWGFPDKIDELYLGNPMDPPDLLSVELSTSRPAQHLGRVKKPTYDPVSEDQDPLSSDFKRLGLRKPALPRGLWLAKPSARVPGTKAGRSSGGEVTLIDFGEEPVVPTPRPCAPSLAQLAMDACSLLDKTPPQSPTRALPRPLHPTPVVDWDARPLPPPPAYDDVAQDEDDVEVCSINSTLVGAGLPVGPSQGETNYAFVPEQAQLPPALEDNLFLPPQGGGKPPSLAQTAEIFQALQQECMRQLQVPSGQLTPSPTPGGDDKPQVPPRVPIPPRPTRPRVELSPAPSGEEEASRWPGPASPPRVPPREPLSPQGSRTPSPLVPPGSSPLPHRLSSSPGKTMPTTQSFASDPKYATPQVIQAPGPRAGPCILPIVRDGRKVSSTHYYLLPERPAYLERYQRFLREAQSPEEPASLPVPLLLPPPSTPAPAAPTATVRPMPQAAPDPKANFSTNNSNPGARPPALRATARLPPRGCPGDGQEAARPADKVQMLQAMVHGVTTEECQAALQSHSWSVQRAAQYLKVEQLFGLGLRPRVECHKVLEMFDWDLEQAGCHLLGSCGPAHHK from the exons GCCTG GTCAGAGGCGTCTGTGGGAGGCTGTGAAGAGGAGGAAGGCCATGTGCAAACGCAAGTCGTGGATGAGCAAG GTGTTCAGTGGAAAGCGGCTGGAGGCTGAGTTCCCTTCCCATCACTCTCAGAGCACCTTCCGGAAGCCCTCACCTACCCCAGGGGGCCCTGCAGGGGAGGGGACCCTGCAGAGCCTCACCTGCCTCATTGGGGAGAAGGACCTGCGCCTCCTGGAGAAGCTGGGAGATGGCTCCTTTGGCGTGGTGCGCAGAGGCGAGTGGGACGCCCCTGCGGGGAAGACG GTGAGTGTGGCTGTGAAGTGCCTGAAGCCCGATGTGCTGAGCCAGCCAGAGGCCATGGACGACTTCATCCGGGAGGTGAATGCCATGCACTCACTAGACCACCGAAACCTCATTCGCTTGTATGGTGTGGTGCTCACACCACCCATGAAGATG GTGACAGAACTGGCACCCCTGGGATCTCTATTGGACAGGCTACGTAAACACCAAGGTCATTTCCTCTTGGGGACTCTGAGCCGCTACGCTGTGCAGGTGGCTGAGGGCATGGGCTACCTGGAGTCCAAGCGCTTCATTCACCGTGACCTGGCTGCTCGAAATCTGCTGTTGGCGACCCGTGACCTGGTCAAGATTGGGGACTTTGGACTGATGCGAGCTCTACCCCAGAACGATGACCACTATGTCATGCAAGAACATCGCAAGGTGCCCTTTGCCTG GTGTGCCCCTGAGAGCCTGAAGACACGGACTTTCTCTCATGCCAGTGACACCTGGATGTTTGGGGTCACACTGTGGGAAATGTTCACATATGGCCAGGAGCCCTGGATTGGCCTCAATGGCAGCCAG ATCCTGCATAAGATTGACAAGGAAGGGGAGCGCCTCCCCCGGCCTGAGGACTGCCCCCAGGACATCTATAATGTCATGGTCCAGTGCTGGGCCCACAAGCCAGAGGACAGACCCACATTTGTGGCCCTTCGGGACTTCTTGCTGGAG gctcAGCCCACTGACATGCGGGCCCTTCAGGACTTTGAGGAGCCAGACAAGCTGCACATCCAGATGAATGATGTCATCACTGTCATCGAGGGAAG GGCTGAGAACTACTGGTGGCGTGGACAGAACACCCGGACGCTGTGTGTGGGACCCTTCCCTCGAAACGTGGTGACCTCTGTGGCCGGCCTGTCAGCCCAGGACATTAGCCAGCCTCTACAGAATAGCTTCATTCACACGGGGCATGGTGACAGTGACCCCCGCCACTGCTGGGGGTTCCCTGACAAGATTGATGA GCTGTATCTGGGAAACCCCATGGACCCGCCTGACTTGCTGAGTGTGGAATTGAGCACCTCCCGACCCGCCCAGCATCTAGGAAGGGTGAAAA aacCAACATATGACCCTGTGAGTGAGGACCAAGACCCCTTGTCCAGCGACTTCAAGAGGCTGGGCCTGAGAAAGCCAGCCCTGCCCCGAGGACTGTGGCTAGCAAAGCCTTCAGCCCGAGTGCCAGGCACCAAGGCAGGCCGCAGCAGTGGGGGCGAGGTCACACTCATCGACTTTGGCGAGGAGCCTGTGGTCCCAACCCCACGGCCCTGTGCACCCTCACTGGCACAGTTGGCCATGGATGCCTGCTCCTTGCTGGACAAGACCCCACCACAGAGCCCCACACGGGCACTGCCACGACCTTTACACCCCACACCTGTAGTAGACTGGGACGCTCGCCCGCTGCCCCCTCCTCCTGCCTATGACGATGTGGCCCAAGATGAGGATGACGTTGAGGTCTGCTCTATCAACAGCACGCTAGTGGGTGCAGGACTCCCTGTTGGGCCAAGCCAGGGCGAGACCAATTATGCCTTTGTGCCTGAGCAGGCCCAGCTGCCCCCTGCCCTGGAGGACAACCTATTCCTTCCACCCCAGGGTGGCGGCAAGCCACCCAGCTTGGCCCAGACTGCAGAGATTTTCCAGGCACTACAGCAGGAGTGTATGCGGCAGCTACAGGTCCCCAGTGGCCAGCTgaccccctccccaaccccaggaGGTGATGACAAGCCCCAAGTGCCACCCCGGGTACCTATCCCCCCTCGGCCCACACGTCCACGTGTGGAGCTATCTCCGGCTCCCTCAGGTGAGGAAGAGGCAAGCCGGTGGCCTGGACCTGCCTCCCCTCCCCGAGTGCCTCCCCGGGAACCCCTGTCCCCTCAAGGTTCCAGGACCCCAAGCCCCCTGGTGCCACCTGGCAGCTCACCATTACCACACCGGCTCTCTAGCTCACCTGGGAAGACCATGCCCACCACCCAAAGCTTTGCCTCAGACCCTAAGTATGCCACTCCACAAGTGATCCAGGCTCCCGGCCCGAGGGCTGGCCCCTGTATCCTGCCCATCGTCCGCGATGGCAGGAAGGTCAGCAGCACTCATTACTACCTACTGCCGGAGCGCCCTGCTTACCTGGAGCGCTATCAGCGCTTCCTTCGGGAGGCCCAGAGCCCTGAAGAGCCAGCCTCCCTGCCTGTGCCCCTGCTGCTGCCCCCACCCAGCACCCCAGCCCCTGCTGCCCCCACTGCCACTGTTCGACCTATGCCTCAGGCTGCCCCAGACCCAAAGGCCAACTTCTCCACCAATAACAGCAACCCAGGGGCTCGGCCACCAGCCCTGAGGGCCACTGCTCGGCTGCCACCGAGGGGCTGCCCGGGGGATGGGCAAGAGGCGGCACGGCCAGCAGACAAGGTCCAGATG CTGCAGGCCATGGTGCATGGGGTGACCACAGAGGAGTGCCAGGCGGCCCTGCAGAGCCACAGCTGGAGTGTGCAGAGGGCTGCCCAGTATCTGAAG GTGGAGCAGCTCTTTGGGCTGGGTCTTCGGCCGCGGGTGGAGTGCCACAAAGTGCTGGAGATGTTCGACTGGGacctggagcaagctggctgcCACCTGCTGGGTTCCTGTGGCCCTGCCCACCACAAGTGA
- the Tnk2 gene encoding activated CDC42 kinase 1 isoform X6 — translation MPAARRFPGLELSFPLLARLRRRLYTRLGGSSMQPEEGTGWLLELLSEVQLQQYFLRLRDDLNVTRLSHFEYVKNEDLEKIGMGRPGQRRLWEAVKRRKAMCKRKSWMSKVFSGKRLEAEFPSHHSQSTFRKPSPTPGGPAGEGTLQSLTCLIGEKDLRLLEKLGDGSFGVVRRGEWDAPAGKTVSVAVKCLKPDVLSQPEAMDDFIREVNAMHSLDHRNLIRLYGVVLTPPMKMVTELAPLGSLLDRLRKHQGHFLLGTLSRYAVQVAEGMGYLESKRFIHRDLAARNLLLATRDLVKIGDFGLMRALPQNDDHYVMQEHRKVPFAWCAPESLKTRTFSHASDTWMFGVTLWEMFTYGQEPWIGLNGSQILHKIDKEGERLPRPEDCPQDIYNVMVQCWAHKPEDRPTFVALRDFLLEAQPTDMRALQDFEEPDKLHIQMNDVITVIEGRAENYWWRGQNTRTLCVGPFPRNVVTSVAGLSAQDISQPLQNSFIHTGHGDSDPRHCWGFPDKIDELYLGNPMDPPDLLSVELSTSRPAQHLGRVKKPTYDPVSEDQDPLSSDFKRLGLRKPALPRGLWLAKPSARVPGTKAGRSSGGEVTLIDFGEEPVVPTPRPCAPSLAQLAMDACSLLDKTPPQSPTRALPRPLHPTPVVDWDARPLPPPPAYDDVAQDEDDVEVCSINSTLVGAGLPVGPSQGETNYAFVPEQAQLPPALEDNLFLPPQGGGKPPSLAQTAEIFQALQQECMRQLQVPSGQLTPSPTPGGDDKPQVPPRVPIPPRPTRPRVELSPAPSGEEEASRWPGPASPPRVPPREPLSPQGSRTPSPLVPPGSSPLPHRLSSSPGKTMPTTQSFASDPKYATPQVIQAPGPRAGPCILPIVRDGRKVSSTHYYLLPERPAYLERYQRFLREAQSPEEPASLPVPLLLPPPSTPAPAAPTATVRPMPQAAPDPKANFSTNNSNPGARPPALRATARLPPRGCPGDGQEAARPADKVQMAMVHGVTTEECQAALQSHSWSVQRAAQYLKVEQLFGLGLRPRVECHKVLEMFDWDLEQAGCHLLGSCGPAHHK, via the exons GCCTG GTCAGAGGCGTCTGTGGGAGGCTGTGAAGAGGAGGAAGGCCATGTGCAAACGCAAGTCGTGGATGAGCAAG GTGTTCAGTGGAAAGCGGCTGGAGGCTGAGTTCCCTTCCCATCACTCTCAGAGCACCTTCCGGAAGCCCTCACCTACCCCAGGGGGCCCTGCAGGGGAGGGGACCCTGCAGAGCCTCACCTGCCTCATTGGGGAGAAGGACCTGCGCCTCCTGGAGAAGCTGGGAGATGGCTCCTTTGGCGTGGTGCGCAGAGGCGAGTGGGACGCCCCTGCGGGGAAGACG GTGAGTGTGGCTGTGAAGTGCCTGAAGCCCGATGTGCTGAGCCAGCCAGAGGCCATGGACGACTTCATCCGGGAGGTGAATGCCATGCACTCACTAGACCACCGAAACCTCATTCGCTTGTATGGTGTGGTGCTCACACCACCCATGAAGATG GTGACAGAACTGGCACCCCTGGGATCTCTATTGGACAGGCTACGTAAACACCAAGGTCATTTCCTCTTGGGGACTCTGAGCCGCTACGCTGTGCAGGTGGCTGAGGGCATGGGCTACCTGGAGTCCAAGCGCTTCATTCACCGTGACCTGGCTGCTCGAAATCTGCTGTTGGCGACCCGTGACCTGGTCAAGATTGGGGACTTTGGACTGATGCGAGCTCTACCCCAGAACGATGACCACTATGTCATGCAAGAACATCGCAAGGTGCCCTTTGCCTG GTGTGCCCCTGAGAGCCTGAAGACACGGACTTTCTCTCATGCCAGTGACACCTGGATGTTTGGGGTCACACTGTGGGAAATGTTCACATATGGCCAGGAGCCCTGGATTGGCCTCAATGGCAGCCAG ATCCTGCATAAGATTGACAAGGAAGGGGAGCGCCTCCCCCGGCCTGAGGACTGCCCCCAGGACATCTATAATGTCATGGTCCAGTGCTGGGCCCACAAGCCAGAGGACAGACCCACATTTGTGGCCCTTCGGGACTTCTTGCTGGAG gctcAGCCCACTGACATGCGGGCCCTTCAGGACTTTGAGGAGCCAGACAAGCTGCACATCCAGATGAATGATGTCATCACTGTCATCGAGGGAAG GGCTGAGAACTACTGGTGGCGTGGACAGAACACCCGGACGCTGTGTGTGGGACCCTTCCCTCGAAACGTGGTGACCTCTGTGGCCGGCCTGTCAGCCCAGGACATTAGCCAGCCTCTACAGAATAGCTTCATTCACACGGGGCATGGTGACAGTGACCCCCGCCACTGCTGGGGGTTCCCTGACAAGATTGATGA GCTGTATCTGGGAAACCCCATGGACCCGCCTGACTTGCTGAGTGTGGAATTGAGCACCTCCCGACCCGCCCAGCATCTAGGAAGGGTGAAAA aacCAACATATGACCCTGTGAGTGAGGACCAAGACCCCTTGTCCAGCGACTTCAAGAGGCTGGGCCTGAGAAAGCCAGCCCTGCCCCGAGGACTGTGGCTAGCAAAGCCTTCAGCCCGAGTGCCAGGCACCAAGGCAGGCCGCAGCAGTGGGGGCGAGGTCACACTCATCGACTTTGGCGAGGAGCCTGTGGTCCCAACCCCACGGCCCTGTGCACCCTCACTGGCACAGTTGGCCATGGATGCCTGCTCCTTGCTGGACAAGACCCCACCACAGAGCCCCACACGGGCACTGCCACGACCTTTACACCCCACACCTGTAGTAGACTGGGACGCTCGCCCGCTGCCCCCTCCTCCTGCCTATGACGATGTGGCCCAAGATGAGGATGACGTTGAGGTCTGCTCTATCAACAGCACGCTAGTGGGTGCAGGACTCCCTGTTGGGCCAAGCCAGGGCGAGACCAATTATGCCTTTGTGCCTGAGCAGGCCCAGCTGCCCCCTGCCCTGGAGGACAACCTATTCCTTCCACCCCAGGGTGGCGGCAAGCCACCCAGCTTGGCCCAGACTGCAGAGATTTTCCAGGCACTACAGCAGGAGTGTATGCGGCAGCTACAGGTCCCCAGTGGCCAGCTgaccccctccccaaccccaggaGGTGATGACAAGCCCCAAGTGCCACCCCGGGTACCTATCCCCCCTCGGCCCACACGTCCACGTGTGGAGCTATCTCCGGCTCCCTCAGGTGAGGAAGAGGCAAGCCGGTGGCCTGGACCTGCCTCCCCTCCCCGAGTGCCTCCCCGGGAACCCCTGTCCCCTCAAGGTTCCAGGACCCCAAGCCCCCTGGTGCCACCTGGCAGCTCACCATTACCACACCGGCTCTCTAGCTCACCTGGGAAGACCATGCCCACCACCCAAAGCTTTGCCTCAGACCCTAAGTATGCCACTCCACAAGTGATCCAGGCTCCCGGCCCGAGGGCTGGCCCCTGTATCCTGCCCATCGTCCGCGATGGCAGGAAGGTCAGCAGCACTCATTACTACCTACTGCCGGAGCGCCCTGCTTACCTGGAGCGCTATCAGCGCTTCCTTCGGGAGGCCCAGAGCCCTGAAGAGCCAGCCTCCCTGCCTGTGCCCCTGCTGCTGCCCCCACCCAGCACCCCAGCCCCTGCTGCCCCCACTGCCACTGTTCGACCTATGCCTCAGGCTGCCCCAGACCCAAAGGCCAACTTCTCCACCAATAACAGCAACCCAGGGGCTCGGCCACCAGCCCTGAGGGCCACTGCTCGGCTGCCACCGAGGGGCTGCCCGGGGGATGGGCAAGAGGCGGCACGGCCAGCAGACAAGGTCCAGATG GCCATGGTGCATGGGGTGACCACAGAGGAGTGCCAGGCGGCCCTGCAGAGCCACAGCTGGAGTGTGCAGAGGGCTGCCCAGTATCTGAAG GTGGAGCAGCTCTTTGGGCTGGGTCTTCGGCCGCGGGTGGAGTGCCACAAAGTGCTGGAGATGTTCGACTGGGacctggagcaagctggctgcCACCTGCTGGGTTCCTGTGGCCCTGCCCACCACAAGTGA
- the Tnk2 gene encoding activated CDC42 kinase 1 isoform X9 has product MPAARRFPGLELSFPLLARLRRRLYTRLGGSSMQPEEGTGWLLELLSEVQLQQYFLRLRDDLNVTRLSHFEYVKNEDLEKIGMGRPGQRRLWEAVKRRKAMCKRKSWMSKVFSGKRLEAEFPSHHSQSTFRKPSPTPGGPAGEGTLQSLTCLIGEKDLRLLEKLGDGSFGVVRRGEWDAPAGKTVSVAVKCLKPDVLSQPEAMDDFIREVNAMHSLDHRNLIRLYGVVLTPPMKMVTELAPLGSLLDRLRKHQGHFLLGTLSRYAVQVAEGMGYLESKRFIHRDLAARNLLLATRDLVKIGDFGLMRALPQNDDHYVMQEHRKVPFAWCAPESLKTRTFSHASDTWMFGVTLWEMFTYGQEPWIGLNGSQILHKIDKEGERLPRPEDCPQDIYNVMVQCWAHKPEDRPTFVALRDFLLEAQPTDMRALQDFEEPDKLHIQMNDVITVIEGRAENYWWRGQNTRTLCVGPFPRNVVTSVAGLSAQDISQPLQNSFIHTGHGDSDPRHCWGFPDKIDELYLGNPMDPPDLLSVELSTSRPAQHLGRVKREPPPRPPQPAIFTQKPTYDPVSEDQDPLSSDFKRLGLRKPALPRGLWLAKPSARVPGTKAGRSSGGEVTLIDFGEEPVVPTPRPCAPSLAQLAMDACSLLDKTPPQSPTRALPRPLHPTPVVDWDARPLPPPPAYDDVAQDEDDVEVCSINSTLVGAGLPVGPSQGETNYAFVPEQAQLPPALEDNLFLPPQGGGKPPSLAQTAEIFQALQQECMRQLQVPSGQLTPSPTPGGDDKPQVPPRVPIPPRPTRPRVELSPAPSGEEEASRWPGPASPPRVPPREPLSPQGSRTPSPLVPPGSSPLPHRLSSSPGKTMPTTQSFASDPKYATPQVIQAPGPRAGPCILPIVRDGRKVSSTHYYLLPERPAYLERYQRFLREAQSPEEPASLPVPLLLPPPSTPAPAAPTATVRPMPQAAPDPKANFSTNNSNPGARPPALRATARLPPRGCPGDGQEAARPADKVQMVEQLFGLGLRPRVECHKVLEMFDWDLEQAGCHLLGSCGPAHHK; this is encoded by the exons GCCTG GTCAGAGGCGTCTGTGGGAGGCTGTGAAGAGGAGGAAGGCCATGTGCAAACGCAAGTCGTGGATGAGCAAG GTGTTCAGTGGAAAGCGGCTGGAGGCTGAGTTCCCTTCCCATCACTCTCAGAGCACCTTCCGGAAGCCCTCACCTACCCCAGGGGGCCCTGCAGGGGAGGGGACCCTGCAGAGCCTCACCTGCCTCATTGGGGAGAAGGACCTGCGCCTCCTGGAGAAGCTGGGAGATGGCTCCTTTGGCGTGGTGCGCAGAGGCGAGTGGGACGCCCCTGCGGGGAAGACG GTGAGTGTGGCTGTGAAGTGCCTGAAGCCCGATGTGCTGAGCCAGCCAGAGGCCATGGACGACTTCATCCGGGAGGTGAATGCCATGCACTCACTAGACCACCGAAACCTCATTCGCTTGTATGGTGTGGTGCTCACACCACCCATGAAGATG GTGACAGAACTGGCACCCCTGGGATCTCTATTGGACAGGCTACGTAAACACCAAGGTCATTTCCTCTTGGGGACTCTGAGCCGCTACGCTGTGCAGGTGGCTGAGGGCATGGGCTACCTGGAGTCCAAGCGCTTCATTCACCGTGACCTGGCTGCTCGAAATCTGCTGTTGGCGACCCGTGACCTGGTCAAGATTGGGGACTTTGGACTGATGCGAGCTCTACCCCAGAACGATGACCACTATGTCATGCAAGAACATCGCAAGGTGCCCTTTGCCTG GTGTGCCCCTGAGAGCCTGAAGACACGGACTTTCTCTCATGCCAGTGACACCTGGATGTTTGGGGTCACACTGTGGGAAATGTTCACATATGGCCAGGAGCCCTGGATTGGCCTCAATGGCAGCCAG ATCCTGCATAAGATTGACAAGGAAGGGGAGCGCCTCCCCCGGCCTGAGGACTGCCCCCAGGACATCTATAATGTCATGGTCCAGTGCTGGGCCCACAAGCCAGAGGACAGACCCACATTTGTGGCCCTTCGGGACTTCTTGCTGGAG gctcAGCCCACTGACATGCGGGCCCTTCAGGACTTTGAGGAGCCAGACAAGCTGCACATCCAGATGAATGATGTCATCACTGTCATCGAGGGAAG GGCTGAGAACTACTGGTGGCGTGGACAGAACACCCGGACGCTGTGTGTGGGACCCTTCCCTCGAAACGTGGTGACCTCTGTGGCCGGCCTGTCAGCCCAGGACATTAGCCAGCCTCTACAGAATAGCTTCATTCACACGGGGCATGGTGACAGTGACCCCCGCCACTGCTGGGGGTTCCCTGACAAGATTGATGA GCTGTATCTGGGAAACCCCATGGACCCGCCTGACTTGCTGAGTGTGGAATTGAGCACCTCCCGACCCGCCCAGCATCTAGGAAGGGTGAAAA GGGAGCCTCCACCTCGCCCACCTCAGCCTGCCATCTTCACTCAGA aacCAACATATGACCCTGTGAGTGAGGACCAAGACCCCTTGTCCAGCGACTTCAAGAGGCTGGGCCTGAGAAAGCCAGCCCTGCCCCGAGGACTGTGGCTAGCAAAGCCTTCAGCCCGAGTGCCAGGCACCAAGGCAGGCCGCAGCAGTGGGGGCGAGGTCACACTCATCGACTTTGGCGAGGAGCCTGTGGTCCCAACCCCACGGCCCTGTGCACCCTCACTGGCACAGTTGGCCATGGATGCCTGCTCCTTGCTGGACAAGACCCCACCACAGAGCCCCACACGGGCACTGCCACGACCTTTACACCCCACACCTGTAGTAGACTGGGACGCTCGCCCGCTGCCCCCTCCTCCTGCCTATGACGATGTGGCCCAAGATGAGGATGACGTTGAGGTCTGCTCTATCAACAGCACGCTAGTGGGTGCAGGACTCCCTGTTGGGCCAAGCCAGGGCGAGACCAATTATGCCTTTGTGCCTGAGCAGGCCCAGCTGCCCCCTGCCCTGGAGGACAACCTATTCCTTCCACCCCAGGGTGGCGGCAAGCCACCCAGCTTGGCCCAGACTGCAGAGATTTTCCAGGCACTACAGCAGGAGTGTATGCGGCAGCTACAGGTCCCCAGTGGCCAGCTgaccccctccccaaccccaggaGGTGATGACAAGCCCCAAGTGCCACCCCGGGTACCTATCCCCCCTCGGCCCACACGTCCACGTGTGGAGCTATCTCCGGCTCCCTCAGGTGAGGAAGAGGCAAGCCGGTGGCCTGGACCTGCCTCCCCTCCCCGAGTGCCTCCCCGGGAACCCCTGTCCCCTCAAGGTTCCAGGACCCCAAGCCCCCTGGTGCCACCTGGCAGCTCACCATTACCACACCGGCTCTCTAGCTCACCTGGGAAGACCATGCCCACCACCCAAAGCTTTGCCTCAGACCCTAAGTATGCCACTCCACAAGTGATCCAGGCTCCCGGCCCGAGGGCTGGCCCCTGTATCCTGCCCATCGTCCGCGATGGCAGGAAGGTCAGCAGCACTCATTACTACCTACTGCCGGAGCGCCCTGCTTACCTGGAGCGCTATCAGCGCTTCCTTCGGGAGGCCCAGAGCCCTGAAGAGCCAGCCTCCCTGCCTGTGCCCCTGCTGCTGCCCCCACCCAGCACCCCAGCCCCTGCTGCCCCCACTGCCACTGTTCGACCTATGCCTCAGGCTGCCCCAGACCCAAAGGCCAACTTCTCCACCAATAACAGCAACCCAGGGGCTCGGCCACCAGCCCTGAGGGCCACTGCTCGGCTGCCACCGAGGGGCTGCCCGGGGGATGGGCAAGAGGCGGCACGGCCAGCAGACAAGGTCCAGATG GTGGAGCAGCTCTTTGGGCTGGGTCTTCGGCCGCGGGTGGAGTGCCACAAAGTGCTGGAGATGTTCGACTGGGacctggagcaagctggctgcCACCTGCTGGGTTCCTGTGGCCCTGCCCACCACAAGTGA